GCTTCTTCGAATCTCGAAATGACAGAACATATAGAAAGTGTTTTTGTGATGAGACCATTCTCTTCGGGGAACCTATAGAAAGATTATCAAACGGCTTTCATGATATTATGCTTCCTTGCCCGTGAGGAACATGTGTGAGCATTATGTTTTTCCAACAAGTGATCCGACTGGAAGAAGTGTTATATGAGGACTTCGAGATCAAATAGAGAATCTGTCTCTCCATTCCTCGTGAGCCACTTATTTCTCCGAAATCAGAGATCAGAGTGATTTTCCTCCTTTTTCCCAAATAGTCGACGGTCTTACACCATTGGGATACTTCGGATAAACTGGAGTACATATATGAGAGACCGGTGCTAAAACCTTTTCTCGAGATATCTTCCAGATTCTTAGGGTCCTTGCTCTGGATCTCGCCCCCCCGGCGCGAAAGCAGTTGGTTCCGTAGTTTGAGAATTCTACTAATTCCAAGTATTCCATTATTATTATTAAATAAGAGAATATAAAATGTAAAGAGGAGAAGACATAACCAGAAAAATTGTGAGAAATAAGTTAATTTATCAAGTTGAGGCATTTCGATTTGGATTTCAAATAAGAAAGAAAAGACTCCGAACCGTACTTTTGCTATTTTCTATCTATACAAAAAGAGATTTACTTTCCAAAATGGAATCTTTGCCATTTCTGATGTGAATGAGGGAGGTTGTCTACCCGGGTAGGGGTGACCGGAACCCTCCCAAGTCATCACTCAAGAAAGCACCACAGTCACACGAGAAAGAGTTTGGACTATGACGAAGACGAGCAAGCCTTTGTTGGGGAGTGATCGGGGAAGAGTCGAGTACAAGAGGAAGGTGGAAGGAAGAAAGCGCCAGAAGCGCCAGGTGCGAAGATAGACCATCAAAGAACTCCACAGCAgagcaaaaaagagaaaggcaaggcTCGCAAAGAACAAAAGCTCAACCATCAGATCCAACACAAAGCCCTCAAGATATTTAGAGGCTTGGACTACTCTCTCTAGTAAAAGAAAGGAAGCACAATGGGTGTTGCTCTATTTCTTATTAGTGAGGTATTCTTCTTCATTTCAGTATTATGGGCATTCTTCCATTCTAGTCTGGCACCAACAGTCAAACTAGGAGCTCAACGGCCACCTGTTACTACGAACTTGTTTTCATCTGGCAGATAAGCTTTTGAGAAGATACCACTTTGATAACGAGCTTTTAGGTTGCTGTATTGATACCGCCCTTCGGGGGAACAGGAGAATAGCATGCATGGGAGAAGGATTTAGGGAAAGGTACCCACCTTTTAATGGGAGAAAGGCAGCTTATGTGAAAACTTCCCTTGTGGTTTAAAGTTCAAATAGATCAGGTGCCTATGTTGTTGATACACCGAAAGATACTAACGCTATGCTCCAATGCGGGATGAGGGCCAACGATTGTGATGAGTGGGGACCTTAGAGCTGAAAACCTACATACAGTGACCCTTATGGGCAGCGACCTGGGCTGGCTATGTACGAGACATCAAACCGTCTCCCGGGTCCAAAGTTTCCATTTCTAGGCCTGATAGTCTTCAACTGAAAAAAGTAGGGTGGGGAACTAGTAACAATTGTGCCTGCCATTCAATTCGTGACGTGGATGATCCGCCGACGGAATCGATTAGGTGAAACGGCTCTGCAAAGTTTGTTTGTTCATAAAGGCTGCATGCAGCCATGCAATTCGTACTGCATGGAGATATTACTCTACCACTCTATAAATGGTATATAGATATCTTCACTTCATCACAAAGAAATTGAGTACTAGCACGCATTGCTATGGATGCTGCAACCGCAAACAGGCTTTCTGCAATTGCTACCGAAACGGAGCAACTGAAAAATGAGATTGAAGGGAACCGTAGAGTGCTAAACAACCAGTTGAGAAGTGTTAGAACAATGGATCCTGCAAAGAAAGAAGCGCGCATTCGCGCTACCAGAGAGCGCATAGAGGGTTTGGAGGAGAGGCAGGAAGCGCTGCGGGTGGAGCAGCAAGTGCTCTTTATTCGTCTAGCATCTCGCTAGAATAGAAGAGTCCGTAGACTCTTTTTAGTTTTCTAAGGTTGGTTTAAATTCAAGAAGTGTCTGGAGACATTTGTTTTCATGTCAGGTGTTCTTTGTCTTAGTTTGATTCCGATCTACTCCTATGCTAAGTGTCTTTGTTTGGTTTGATTTCTTGTGTTTGCATGTATGGGCTAGCCGTCAGTGTTCAATGCTTATGTTAATATAATAACGCCAAAATGTGCTGCAAATTCATGTTCAAGTTGAAATAAGGCCAAAGGGCTAAGTGTACTACTGGAGATTATATATTCCAGCTCTGAAGTTTCCTTTTGAGCCCCCGTTCTACTATGGTTTGGATTCTAGTTGAAGCGTGCGACCATCTATTCAGATGAGGAGACCGAGTAAGAAACCACTAAGCGGAGAGCAAACAGATCAATCTCTATCTATGAGTTTCTCAACCATGATCCACTATTCAACCAAGACCCGCTAACTAATACTTTTACGCGAGCTTAGTTATTGGAAGTTGCAGCCGAGGAACTCTTATCCCTAGCCACAGTTGTTGCAGCACAAGGCTTTGTCGCGATTGGGTCATATGTCAGTACTCTCACATTCCCCGTGGTCTCCCTAGTATGCTGAGCTGAACTGAAGTGAAGTGAAGCTGCGGGCGATGATGGACTGATCCCATGCTATTCAGGCGCCTGACAACGCTGGCTCCGACGGTGATGAGTCTGACGGTGGCTCAGATGTTTCTCTTCCTGATCCTTCAAGGTCCCCCGTTCCTAACATCGTCCAAAGGCCGTTGGCGCTCTCCCATCTGACAGTGCGGGCTCTGCGTGTCGCCTATGGCAACACTACCCGAGTGGTCTATTGCATAGTGGATCCACGGGTACCCTGTCGCTGCTTCATTTTTATCAACATCCGGTAAGCAGAACGGACAGAGAACTGTCCCGATTTCTCGTACTTTCTAGTTGACAGGGACAGGCCTTCGTGGGAGAGTAGAAATAAGAGAAGAATGAAGGCCAGAATAAGGAGTTATAGAGAACCCTGTCGTGGGAGTTAATGAGTTAAGCCAAGGTAGGTAAGTAAAGATTGGAGTGATGGGAAAGACTATCTGTTTCCTGTAGACGAGCTAGGCAAAGAACGTTCTCAAGGATAGAGGGGGCCATTGCTTGAATTCGTATTGGCGTGGAGGAGCCCGAGGAGAGAACCGTTCCCCCTTTCCTTTTGGGAGTACCGCTTACTGATCGGGAGTGGTCAAGGGAGGATcaccttgcgaagaagaagcacgagGCTCGCCCACAAAGCGATAAACACAAGGAGGATGGGCATGCACAACGGATTTCAATTAGAATAGAAGGTGGGGCCGCCCCTTCCGCTCTGAACTACCACTTTGCCTTTTGGTCCCTGGTGCGATGGACACCGTGTTGCCTTGTGGGATCCGTCATATTCTTATCTTTGGGATAGGAGCAGCCAAATCGCTACCCGCTAAATCCAAATGTGCTTA
This region of Triticum aestivum cultivar Chinese Spring chromosome 2D, IWGSC CS RefSeq v2.1, whole genome shotgun sequence genomic DNA includes:
- the LOC123049187 gene encoding putative ATP synthase protein YMF19 yields the protein MPQLDKLTYFSQFFWLCLLLFTFYILLFNNNNGILGISRILKLRNQLLSRRGGEIQSKDPKNLEDISRKGFSTGLSYMYSSLSEVSQWCKTVDYLGKRRKITLISDFGEISGSRGMERQILYLISKSSYNTSSSRITCWKNIMLTHVPHGQGSIIS